A genomic segment from Gemmatimonadota bacterium encodes:
- a CDS encoding Ldh family oxidoreductase, with protein sequence MHELVNGIVPIEAGEQERLIQVRDLRETTQRLYEAVGVPRADARLMADLQVETDVRGVHSHGTRAVPGYLKRIQTGHTNPKPEIRVVREGPASATVDGDGCLGHLASYRAMQMAIAKADKLGIAATTVINSRHYGAAACYATMALDRDMIGFCVSSSSRGVAPYGGIDRLLGNHALAYAIPANREYPIVLDMATGRSAWGRVGTMRLYGRKLDGEWVLDEDGQVTDDPHRAHALVAPGGAKGSGLNVVMDVLSGILPFCLATVNREDEYQGQRRASHFFQAIKIETFCDVSDFKREVDRMIQTIRASRPKEGVDRIYAPGEIESLKKAAWEKTGIPMHKTHVESLEKAAEELGVEVVF encoded by the coding sequence ATGCATGAACTCGTGAATGGTATTGTGCCGATAGAGGCAGGCGAACAGGAGCGATTGATTCAGGTTCGCGATTTGAGAGAGACGACACAGCGGCTTTATGAAGCGGTTGGTGTGCCGAGGGCAGATGCGCGGCTGATGGCTGATTTGCAAGTTGAGACAGATGTGCGCGGCGTTCACTCACACGGTACGCGGGCTGTGCCGGGTTACTTAAAGCGCATTCAAACTGGTCACACAAATCCCAAACCCGAAATTCGCGTTGTCCGCGAAGGACCCGCGTCGGCAACGGTAGATGGCGATGGGTGTTTGGGACATCTGGCATCTTATCGGGCGATGCAAATGGCAATTGCAAAAGCAGATAAACTGGGGATTGCGGCGACAACAGTTATAAACAGCCGTCACTACGGCGCAGCGGCCTGTTATGCGACGATGGCATTGGACCGGGATATGATCGGCTTTTGCGTGTCGAGCAGCAGTCGGGGCGTGGCGCCTTATGGAGGGATAGACAGGTTGTTGGGCAATCACGCGCTGGCTTATGCGATTCCGGCGAATCGGGAATATCCCATTGTTCTGGATATGGCGACGGGGCGGTCCGCCTGGGGGCGAGTGGGCACTATGCGTTTGTACGGTAGAAAATTAGACGGCGAATGGGTGTTAGATGAGGATGGACAGGTGACTGATGATCCCCATCGCGCGCACGCGCTGGTAGCGCCTGGTGGTGCAAAAGGATCGGGGCTAAATGTGGTGATGGATGTTTTGAGCGGTATTCTGCCTTTTTGCCTGGCAACGGTAAATCGGGAAGATGAATATCAAGGACAGCGGCGGGCCAGTCACTTTTTTCAGGCGATCAAGATTGAGACATTTTGCGATGTGTCTGATTTCAAACGAGAAGTTGACCGGATGATTCAAACGATTCGGGCTTCTCGCCCAAAAGAAGGTGTGGATCGCATTTACGCGCCCGGTGAGATTGAGTCGTTAAAAAAGGCGGCCTGGGAAAAGACGGGGATTCCGATGCATAAAACCCATGTGGAAAGTTTGGAAAAAGCGGCTGAAGAATTGGGTGTAGAGGTGGTGTTTTGA
- a CDS encoding glycosyltransferase family 2 protein — MEEVRDFQMAENNKPLVSIIIPHYLGDILSECLAFVYARTLDIPFEVIVADDQPYPDGSLDRALEKFPDIRIVKTGGGNGKPSKGMGAGCNRGLEIAKGAYAMLLNSDVEVGEGWLPPLIDALKSDPEIGACQSRVRSLQNRKMFDYGGAAGGLMDKWGFTFCQGRIFEFVEEDVGQYNHPRDIFWAIGGAMFLRMDCLEKTGLIDEGFVMHMEEIDLSWRFHLAGYRIVYVPDSLVYHYGGFTLGAESYRKAYLNHRNQLVMLLKNFSLLRLLYKFPVRVAMELANLGLLLKGHWKHPVAAIAGLLWVLLHPFNILRRRREAQRFRSVGDSEIERRLFKGSVVYHYFIRGVKTVREIGA; from the coding sequence ATGGAGGAAGTCCGAGATTTTCAGATGGCAGAGAATAATAAACCATTAGTCTCAATTATCATCCCCCATTATTTGGGGGATATTCTTTCCGAATGCCTGGCATTTGTCTATGCGCGGACATTGGATATTCCTTTTGAAGTTATTGTAGCAGATGATCAGCCTTATCCCGACGGCAGTCTGGATCGGGCATTGGAAAAATTTCCGGATATTCGCATTGTGAAGACGGGTGGGGGAAATGGGAAGCCGAGCAAGGGGATGGGCGCCGGGTGCAACCGGGGGTTAGAGATTGCAAAGGGCGCGTATGCGATGTTGTTAAATTCGGACGTGGAGGTGGGCGAAGGGTGGTTGCCGCCGCTGATTGATGCCCTGAAATCCGATCCTGAAATTGGGGCGTGTCAGTCCAGGGTTAGGTCATTGCAGAATCGCAAAATGTTTGATTATGGCGGGGCTGCAGGCGGGCTGATGGATAAGTGGGGATTTACGTTTTGTCAGGGTAGGATATTTGAGTTTGTCGAAGAAGATGTGGGGCAATACAATCACCCTCGCGATATTTTTTGGGCTATTGGGGGGGCTATGTTTTTGCGTATGGATTGTCTCGAAAAAACGGGATTGATCGATGAGGGTTTTGTAATGCATATGGAAGAGATCGATTTGTCCTGGCGGTTTCACCTTGCCGGGTATCGCATCGTCTATGTGCCCGATTCTCTCGTATATCACTACGGTGGGTTTACGCTGGGTGCAGAGAGTTATAGAAAAGCGTATTTGAATCACCGCAATCAACTCGTGATGTTGTTGAAAAATTTCTCCCTTTTGCGGCTGTTGTATAAATTCCCGGTTCGCGTCGCTATGGAACTGGCAAATTTGGGTTTGTTGCTAAAGGGCCATTGGAAACATCCCGTTGCGGCAATAGCTGGCCTTTTATGGGTATTGCTGCATCCGTTCAATATCTTGCGGCGACGACGAGAAGCCCAGCGGTTCAGAAGCGTGGGAGATAGTGAGATTGAACGGCGTCTTTTCAAGGGGTCAGTCGTTTATCACTATTTTATTCGCGGTGTCAAAACCGTTCGCGAGATAGGAGCGTGA